The following are from one region of the Cloacibacterium sp. TD35 genome:
- a CDS encoding site-specific integrase yields MNAKVSVLFYAKKSKTKSNFRVPIYLRITVNGKRAEFSTGKDVEISKWSSAQNRLKGNSEEARAINKYLDILKSNVLVLENKLALSRESFDAIDIKNLLTGANTTERYLIPIFEEHNSKIEKLLGKEYAPATLKNFKTCLAHLKEFLWKFHKKSDIDIQKLEPSFLNDFDFFLRTKPNINNNSAVKHTKNLSKILKLCYQNNWIEKDLVIFYKGRFHEVNVNFLTEEEIKTIKNKDFIGSGLNIVRDIFIFSCYTGLAYIDIFNLTKEQITIGVDGNLWIITNRQKTGINSNIPLLPIAEEIIKKYENHPLVSNSGKLLPVYSNQKVNEYLKTIADNCNINKKLTFHCARHTFATTVTLSNNVSMESVSKMLGHKSIKTTQHYAKILDKKVSEDMNN; encoded by the coding sequence ATGAATGCAAAAGTTTCGGTATTATTCTATGCGAAAAAATCCAAAACAAAATCTAATTTCCGCGTTCCTATATATTTACGAATTACCGTGAATGGAAAACGCGCAGAATTTTCTACTGGAAAAGATGTAGAGATTTCCAAATGGAGTTCCGCTCAAAATCGTTTAAAAGGTAATTCTGAAGAAGCGAGAGCTATAAATAAGTATTTAGACATCTTGAAATCTAATGTTCTAGTTTTGGAAAACAAATTAGCGCTATCAAGGGAAAGTTTTGATGCAATAGATATTAAAAACCTATTAACAGGTGCAAATACTACTGAAAGATACCTCATTCCAATTTTTGAAGAACACAACTCCAAAATAGAAAAACTTTTAGGTAAGGAATACGCACCAGCTACACTTAAGAATTTTAAAACTTGTTTGGCTCATTTGAAAGAATTTTTGTGGAAGTTTCATAAAAAATCCGACATTGATATTCAGAAACTGGAACCATCATTTCTAAACGATTTTGATTTTTTCTTGCGAACCAAACCCAATATCAATAATAATTCAGCAGTAAAACACACCAAAAATTTAAGTAAAATATTAAAATTGTGTTATCAGAATAATTGGATTGAAAAAGATTTGGTAATTTTTTACAAAGGTAGATTCCATGAAGTAAATGTTAATTTTCTTACGGAGGAAGAAATAAAAACAATTAAAAATAAAGATTTTATTGGTAGTGGGTTAAATATAGTTAGAGATATTTTTATTTTCAGTTGTTACACAGGATTAGCTTACATAGATATTTTTAACCTTACAAAAGAACAAATTACTATAGGTGTTGATGGAAACCTTTGGATAATAACAAATCGTCAAAAAACAGGAATAAATTCAAATATTCCCTTGTTACCAATAGCAGAAGAAATTATTAAAAAGTATGAAAATCATCCATTAGTTTCCAATTCTGGAAAATTGCTTCCAGTCTATTCAAACCAAAAAGTAAATGAATATTTAAAAACAATAGCTGATAATTGTAATATCAATAAAAAACTTACTTTTCATTGTGCAAGACACACATTTGCTACTACTGTTACTTTATCTAATAATGTCTCAATGGAGAGCGTAAGTAAAATGCTTGGTCATAAAAGCATTAAAACTACTCAACATTATGCTAAAATATTGGATAAAAAAGTAAGTGAAGATATGAATAATTAA
- a CDS encoding IS3 family transposase (programmed frameshift) — MENREKTVEKRTQQDYTMAFKLGIVSRVEKGEFTYKQAQQHYGIQGRSTVLVWLRKYGNLDWSKPTINTMLQSKETPAEKIKRLEKELADEKLKTKVLNMMIDISDKQYGTQIRKKFYAQTVRQLQEKGLSLSKICRLFGISRQAIYQQRQRVCVREKELEKVKRFVEEIRLEQPRIGTRKLYYLLKNKFKLEKIKIGRDALFNYLRRENLLIYPKKRYTRTTFSKHWLRKHPNLLKTTCLKRKEQVFVSDITYIKTKTNVCYLSLVTDAYSRKIMGYELSENMNAENVVKALKMAVKNRTTHLPLIHHSDRGLQYCSEVYQKVLVKNKIKPSMTDGYDCYQNALAERINGILKQEFLIYKCKNIQDLKQMIKESIYIYNNKRPHLSLKMKTPETIHKKSGKLISSGLVF, encoded by the exons ATGGAAAATCGAGAGAAGACAGTAGAAAAGCGTACACAACAAGATTACACAATGGCTTTTAAATTAGGTATTGTGAGTCGTGTAGAAAAGGGCGAATTCACTTACAAACAGGCACAGCAACATTACGGTATCCAAGGTAGAAGCACCGTTTTGGTTTGGCTCAGAAAATATGGTAATTTAGATTGGAGCAAACCCACCATTAATACCATGTTACAATCCAAAGAAACACCCGCCGAAAAGATTAAAAGATTAGAGAAAGAATTAGCTGATGAGAAACTAAAAACCAAAGTTCTCAATATGATGATTGATATCTCGGACAAGCAATACGGCACACAGATTCGAAAAAAGT TTTACGCCCAAACAGTCAGACAACTCCAAGAAAAAGGATTGAGTTTATCCAAAATCTGCAGATTGTTTGGGATAAGCAGACAAGCCATTTACCAGCAGCGCCAAAGAGTATGTGTTCGGGAAAAAGAATTGGAGAAAGTTAAACGATTTGTTGAGGAGATTCGTTTAGAACAGCCCAGAATAGGAACAAGAAAACTTTATTATTTGCTTAAAAATAAGTTCAAGCTTGAAAAGATAAAAATAGGCAGAGATGCGCTGTTCAATTATTTACGAAGAGAAAACCTGCTTATTTATCCTAAGAAAAGATATACAAGAACAACTTTCTCCAAACACTGGCTCAGAAAACACCCCAACCTTTTGAAAACGACTTGCCTGAAAAGAAAAGAACAGGTATTTGTAAGCGATATCACTTATATAAAAACCAAAACGAATGTCTGTTATTTATCTTTGGTTACGGATGCTTACAGCAGAAAAATAATGGGTTACGAATTAAGTGAAAATATGAATGCTGAAAATGTAGTCAAAGCTCTGAAAATGGCCGTTAAAAACAGAACAACACATCTTCCGCTTATTCATCACTCAGACAGGGGATTGCAATATTGCTCAGAAGTGTATCAGAAAGTACTTGTTAAAAACAAAATAAAACCTTCAATGACAGATGGCTATGATTGTTATCAAAATGCTTTGGCAGAAAGAATAAACGGAATATTGAAGCAGGAATTTTTAATTTATAAATGCAAAAATATTCAGGATTTAAAACAAATGATTAAAGAAAGTATTTATATTTACAACAACAAAAGACCACATCTTAGTCTGAAGATGAAAACCCCGGAAACAATCCACAAAAAATCCGGAAAATTAATATCTTCCGGATTGGTATTTTAA
- a CDS encoding FG-GAP-like repeat-containing protein, translated as MKKINFLIAFAISSIGFSQTILNQQETTSRTVQDPQTVIMLPGFHATSTTVNPFIAKIGDNGEGSGPIDSGAGVNNPSGTVGTNYFHDTQGNIEVNGGGQMQYTLPIALPPGVKSVAPQINLIYTSGSGNGIAGYGWSMSGVTSITRIGKTIDKDGEPKAIQLDNTDYYSFNGQRLILKSGTYGADGAEYVTEKYSNVKIKSLGTASLSGLSGPNTFEVTFEDGSQAIYGGYTSTDLLAPNSRTPIEYNISKWKDAQGNYITYNYTQSNNVAVISSIQWGGNETLNKPHFNEIIFNYNTRDFKEASYVAGTQFIQDKLLSNVIVKTNGTQFKKYEIAYKKLGTNYQFVDSVTEKNSQDQSANAVVFENNSDATVINIFKQDSRYDDIYGSDVISGDFNGDGKLDFIKGNKISFSRLDGNSSFLDVSYAGYIIGVGQTLTNNQLKNKQSIFTSEINYNTKKLIIRNYILDNNNLNLSIISTKEIDLSLYSGFIVGDGSTSYDGSCYYTMRYPQKFIEGDFNGDGISEYVLSINKIFTRLPCINPLIQYLDYKVFYIDTKDNSLSEITPSFPNYDSFEKQTFVSDFNGDGKSELLKIENGNLNVYSLNTQKQFAQIFSTTKESLENNLYLGDFNGDGKTDIIAPIAEDSSDWRMYISTGNGFRKEYYSNLFLYKPVWQGAPRKNRNIQRTYTTSDLNKDGKSDFTIFESQVWFRDGVTDWNNPDSSYGFNYLRNEGVDSSGKPIFSNVYHIDPKELNWDGEDINYSMYGEHYIPLFGNFRIAQLNTDFAIIHKTKLITWDLGNKLNKISKIKSITQGGVKTDIEYANLTSTGNIYKSFYDTNPVQYPYVNITENLNYDVVSRLVQGNRKQEFRYRDMIGHLHGKGMLGFRQSARSTFYADGFEATKVWSGSEMSPLNEALPLKDWSIKTNDESAIFPSDISLNNTQLLSYKDYQYKIDKLLNGSVVTSYTDADKPKIVTSINPYITTSKDFQKDIKTVHTVERYNSIYLPEKSTTNINDGFAITTTELAYNTPNNTVGGNYAIGKPLWKTETMQVYGDTKGGKEEYEYNGNLLTKKRTYNRDLSEYIEESYLYDGFGNIIQKTVENPYNNDDVQAATTKFQYEDKGRFVVKKTDNLGLETNITYNDWGLVLTQTDTLNNILTNAYDSWGKLLTSKTNLGGTTTYTYEKLSNGDAKVIEYSPDGDQKITYTNNLGQNYKSSVKGFADGSYVSSEVVFDAIGRKIKESEPYFEGTSASKWNVTDYDDYSRPIKFTTYTGKITTSSYSGRTVTATETNATGRFKTQVFDAIGNLSSVTDKGGTINNTYNAAGDIIEAKYGTNSVTTKYDNWGRKIEFNDPSNGLYKYEYNGYGQLTHSTSPKGHKYYNYNEFGQLYNQYEVSNDNTSTKKNIIFEYDNKGRIIKKNGTSNGQFYSSYINYDANGRVISSGENSNGRYYLRKNITYDDKGRVTSYEKGLVSSGVYTKVVIENVYSTWSGEIYQVKDRNSGKILSELINANAKGYVTIAKLGGTSIENTYDTNNLLSAINHKNTVNNNSVLLINYSFNAIKNELNSRTTGGSLNILESFTYDDNNRLTSWTNPKTGQQSTNVYDAQGRIKENDQIGTIKFDDATKVYRPTGATLNANGQQNYNGDLIQSITYNENNDPIKIEGEKGDVYFTYGLTSMRQAVGYGGKLDWTDEGHYTKYYSEDGGYEITVDNTTGKEKHTFYIGGNSYTSNIVFVKNYLESNGSYKFLHKDYLGSILAITDEAGNVLEQRHFDAWGNLTLFKVNGVNVDVKLFNEKSLLDRGYTSHEHFTEVGIIHMNGRLYDPLLRRFLNADENIQDPQNTQNYNKYGYVLNNPLMHNDPTGEIMGWDDALIAIGIAIFTSVATDYYLNRPVNLENMFQSVVMSLMSAGISNGIGDVFRVGGKIAESLGKTGTIIARAGAHAITQGALSYMQGGNFWSGALSGAFASAAGDLLKLATKGAGDFSVVRSKGFKMLTGAITGGIGSSLGGGNFWQGAAIGGIVTAFNHLGLHEPPPEGFDGDYWYDKDNGDEYFRRSDGSYKIKHVDGSAEILIKEVNISKYKWLQRNLSNADRLGKIGDAVTLLGYALTLTGFGAEIGIPLVAIGAGINIVSDVWKVGANLKYNDTNKWSEIGKTAAWAVAGEIIPESIARPLGKYVGPYGEEIIKQNLGIKVSIVEEVVNLNSEKGGK; from the coding sequence ATGAAGAAAATTAATTTTCTTATAGCATTTGCTATATCAAGTATAGGTTTTTCACAAACCATTCTCAACCAACAAGAAACAACAAGCAGAACGGTACAAGATCCACAAACGGTAATTATGTTACCAGGATTTCATGCAACTTCTACTACTGTAAATCCATTCATTGCTAAAATAGGTGATAATGGAGAAGGTAGCGGACCAATAGATTCTGGAGCAGGAGTAAATAACCCTTCAGGAACTGTCGGAACAAACTATTTTCATGATACACAGGGTAATATAGAAGTGAACGGAGGCGGTCAAATGCAATATACGCTACCTATTGCTTTGCCACCCGGAGTAAAAAGTGTGGCGCCACAGATTAATCTCATCTATACCAGCGGCTCTGGTAATGGTATTGCAGGCTACGGATGGAGCATGTCTGGTGTAACCAGTATTACAAGAATAGGAAAAACCATAGATAAGGATGGAGAACCCAAAGCCATACAACTGGACAATACTGACTATTATAGTTTTAACGGACAAAGACTTATTTTAAAATCTGGAACTTATGGTGCAGATGGAGCCGAATATGTTACTGAAAAGTATTCTAATGTAAAAATTAAATCTCTAGGAACAGCATCTTTATCTGGTCTATCTGGGCCAAATACTTTTGAAGTTACTTTTGAAGATGGTTCTCAGGCTATTTATGGAGGTTATACAAGTACTGATTTATTAGCTCCAAATTCTAGAACTCCAATTGAGTATAACATTTCCAAATGGAAAGATGCACAAGGAAACTATATTACTTATAACTATACCCAAAGTAATAATGTTGCAGTAATATCCTCAATACAATGGGGAGGAAATGAGACTTTGAATAAACCCCATTTTAATGAGATTATTTTCAATTATAATACAAGAGACTTTAAAGAAGCTTCTTATGTGGCGGGAACACAATTTATACAAGATAAATTGTTAAGTAATGTCATTGTAAAAACAAATGGAACACAATTTAAAAAATATGAAATTGCGTATAAAAAACTAGGAACTAATTACCAATTTGTAGATAGTGTTACCGAAAAAAACTCCCAAGACCAATCTGCAAATGCTGTGGTTTTTGAAAACAATTCAGACGCTACAGTAATTAATATTTTTAAACAAGATTCAAGATATGATGATATTTATGGTTCAGATGTTATATCTGGAGATTTCAATGGAGATGGTAAGCTGGATTTTATTAAAGGTAACAAGATTTCATTTTCTAGATTAGATGGTAATTCAAGTTTTTTAGATGTAAGTTATGCAGGGTATATTATTGGTGTAGGGCAAACATTAACAAATAATCAACTGAAAAATAAACAAAGTATATTTACTTCTGAAATTAATTATAATACTAAAAAGTTAATAATAAGAAATTATATTCTTGATAACAATAATTTGAATTTATCTATTATCAGCACAAAAGAAATTGATCTTTCTTTGTATTCTGGATTCATAGTAGGTGATGGCTCAACAAGTTATGATGGCTCATGTTATTATACAATGAGATATCCTCAAAAATTTATAGAAGGGGATTTTAATGGAGATGGAATTTCAGAATATGTTTTATCTATCAACAAAATATTTACTAGATTACCTTGTATTAATCCATTAATCCAATATTTGGATTATAAAGTATTTTATATTGATACTAAAGATAATTCATTATCCGAAATAACACCATCGTTTCCTAATTATGATTCTTTTGAAAAACAAACTTTTGTTTCAGATTTTAATGGCGATGGTAAATCGGAACTGCTAAAAATCGAAAATGGTAATTTAAACGTTTATTCACTTAATACACAAAAACAGTTTGCTCAAATATTTTCAACTACTAAAGAATCTCTTGAAAACAATCTTTATCTTGGTGATTTCAATGGCGATGGAAAAACTGATATTATAGCACCAATCGCTGAAGATTCTTCGGATTGGCGAATGTATATTTCTACTGGAAATGGTTTTAGGAAAGAGTATTATTCCAATCTTTTCCTATATAAGCCAGTTTGGCAGGGAGCACCAAGAAAGAATAGAAACATCCAAAGAACATATACTACTTCGGATTTAAACAAAGATGGAAAAAGTGATTTTACTATTTTTGAATCCCAAGTTTGGTTTAGAGATGGCGTTACGGATTGGAATAATCCAGACTCTAGTTATGGATTCAATTATTTAAGAAATGAAGGAGTTGATTCGAGTGGAAAGCCTATATTTTCTAATGTTTATCATATCGATCCTAAAGAATTAAACTGGGATGGAGAAGATATTAATTATTCTATGTATGGGGAGCATTATATTCCACTTTTTGGTAATTTTAGAATCGCCCAGTTGAATACCGATTTTGCCATCATCCATAAAACTAAATTGATTACTTGGGATTTAGGAAACAAACTCAATAAAATTTCAAAAATTAAATCTATTACTCAAGGAGGGGTAAAAACAGATATAGAATATGCCAATCTTACTTCTACAGGAAATATTTATAAATCATTTTATGATACTAATCCTGTGCAATATCCTTATGTGAATATTACAGAAAATTTAAACTATGATGTAGTTTCTAGATTAGTACAAGGAAATAGAAAGCAAGAATTCCGCTATAGAGATATGATTGGACATTTGCATGGAAAAGGAATGCTGGGTTTCCGTCAGTCTGCTCGTTCAACTTTTTATGCAGATGGTTTTGAAGCCACCAAAGTTTGGAGCGGATCAGAGATGAGTCCTCTTAACGAAGCGTTGCCATTGAAAGATTGGAGTATTAAAACAAATGATGAAAGCGCTATCTTTCCTTCGGATATTTCATTGAACAATACCCAATTGTTATCCTACAAGGACTATCAATATAAAATAGATAAGCTACTTAATGGATCTGTTGTAACAAGCTATACCGATGCAGACAAACCCAAGATTGTAACTTCTATAAATCCTTATATTACTACATCTAAAGATTTCCAAAAAGATATTAAAACGGTACACACTGTTGAAAGGTATAATAGCATATATCTACCCGAAAAATCCACAACCAATATTAATGATGGATTTGCTATTACAACCACTGAACTTGCGTATAATACTCCAAATAATACAGTAGGTGGCAATTATGCAATTGGAAAGCCTCTTTGGAAAACGGAAACCATGCAGGTGTATGGAGATACAAAAGGTGGAAAAGAAGAATACGAATACAATGGAAATTTACTCACTAAAAAAAGAACTTATAATAGAGACTTATCTGAATATATAGAAGAATCTTATTTGTATGATGGTTTTGGAAATATTATACAAAAAACGGTTGAAAATCCGTATAACAATGATGATGTACAAGCTGCCACAACCAAATTCCAATACGAAGATAAAGGTAGGTTTGTAGTTAAAAAAACAGATAATTTAGGCCTTGAAACCAACATTACTTATAATGACTGGGGCTTAGTACTTACTCAAACAGATACTCTGAATAATATACTAACCAACGCTTATGATTCTTGGGGTAAATTGCTCACTTCCAAAACTAATTTGGGAGGAACTACCACTTATACCTATGAAAAATTAAGTAATGGCGATGCGAAAGTTATAGAATATTCTCCTGACGGAGACCAAAAAATTACTTATACAAATAATCTTGGACAAAATTATAAATCATCGGTAAAAGGTTTTGCAGATGGCTCTTATGTGAGTTCAGAGGTAGTATTTGATGCTATTGGCAGAAAAATAAAGGAATCTGAACCTTATTTTGAAGGTACTTCAGCTTCAAAATGGAATGTGACAGATTACGATGATTATTCCAGACCAATAAAGTTTACTACTTATACTGGAAAAATTACTACTAGCTCATACAGTGGCAGAACGGTTACAGCAACAGAAACCAATGCGACTGGTCGTTTCAAAACGCAGGTATTTGATGCTATCGGCAATCTTTCTTCGGTTACAGATAAAGGAGGAACTATCAATAATACATACAACGCAGCAGGCGACATTATTGAAGCAAAATATGGTACGAATAGTGTAACCACAAAATATGACAATTGGGGCAGAAAAATAGAATTTAATGACCCTTCAAACGGACTTTATAAATATGAGTATAACGGCTATGGGCAACTTACACACTCAACAAGTCCTAAAGGGCATAAATATTATAATTACAATGAGTTTGGTCAGCTTTATAATCAATATGAAGTTTCTAATGATAATACCTCTACCAAGAAGAATATCATTTTTGAATATGATAATAAAGGTAGAATTATAAAAAAGAATGGTACTAGTAATGGGCAATTTTATAGTTCTTATATCAATTATGATGCTAACGGAAGAGTAATCTCTTCTGGTGAAAACAGCAATGGCAGATATTATTTGAGAAAAAACATTACCTACGATGATAAAGGAAGGGTTACTTCTTATGAAAAAGGTCTTGTTTCTTCAGGGGTTTATACAAAAGTAGTTATAGAAAATGTTTATAGTACTTGGAGTGGAGAAATTTATCAAGTAAAAGATAGAAATTCAGGAAAAATTTTATCTGAACTGATAAATGCGAATGCAAAAGGGTACGTAACTATTGCTAAATTAGGTGGTACTAGTATAGAAAACACTTATGACACCAATAATTTACTCTCTGCTATTAACCATAAGAATACGGTCAATAATAATTCTGTTTTATTAATTAACTATTCTTTCAATGCCATTAAAAATGAATTGAATAGTAGAACTACAGGCGGAAGTCTTAATATATTAGAATCTTTTACTTATGATGATAATAATAGACTTACGAGTTGGACAAATCCAAAAACTGGTCAACAATCAACCAACGTATATGATGCACAAGGAAGAATAAAAGAAAATGATCAGATTGGCACTATAAAATTTGATGATGCCACAAAAGTTTATAGACCAACTGGTGCTACACTTAATGCTAATGGACAACAAAATTACAATGGAGACTTAATACAAAGTATTACCTATAATGAAAATAATGATCCTATTAAAATAGAAGGAGAAAAAGGAGATGTGTACTTTACTTATGGACTTACTTCTATGCGCCAAGCTGTGGGCTATGGAGGCAAACTTGACTGGACAGACGAAGGACATTATACAAAATATTATAGTGAGGATGGTGGCTATGAAATTACTGTAGATAACACCACTGGCAAAGAAAAGCATACCTTTTATATTGGTGGAAATTCTTATACAAGCAATATTGTGTTTGTTAAAAATTATTTGGAAAGTAATGGCTCATATAAATTCTTACACAAAGACTATTTAGGCAGTATTTTAGCCATTACAGACGAGGCAGGAAATGTATTAGAACAACGCCATTTTGACGCTTGGGGCAATCTCACTTTATTTAAAGTAAATGGGGTTAATGTTGACGTAAAACTCTTTAATGAAAAATCCTTATTAGATAGAGGTTATACCAGCCACGAACACTTTACCGAAGTGGGCATCATCCACATGAATGGCAGGCTGTATGACCCACTGTTAAGAAGGTTTTTAAATGCAGATGAGAATATACAAGATCCACAGAATACACAGAATTATAATAAGTATGGATATGTCCTGAACAATCCGTTAATGCATAATGACCCTACAGGAGAAATTATGGGATGGGACGATGCTCTCATCGCTATTGGGATTGCCATATTTACTTCTGTGGCTACAGATTATTACCTGAATAGACCTGTTAATTTAGAAAATATGTTTCAGTCTGTTGTTATGTCACTTATGTCAGCAGGTATATCAAATGGAATTGGAGATGTATTTAGAGTAGGAGGAAAAATAGCTGAAAGTCTCGGAAAAACAGGCACCATTATAGCCCGTGCAGGAGCACATGCTATAACGCAAGGAGCTCTTTCATATATGCAAGGAGGTAACTTCTGGAGCGGTGCATTAAGTGGTGCTTTTGCAAGTGCGGCTGGGGACTTGTTAAAATTGGCTACTAAGGGGGCTGGAGATTTTAGTGTTGTAAGGAGTAAGGGTTTTAAAATGTTAACAGGTGCTATTACGGGAGGTATTGGTTCCAGTTTAGGAGGTGGTAATTTCTGGCAAGGGGCAGCAATAGGAGGTATTGTAACGGCTTTCAATCATCTAGGTTTACACGAACCCCCTCCTGAAGGTTTTGATGGAGATTATTGGTATGATAAAGATAATGGCGATGAATATTTTAGGCGAAGTGATGGCTCATATAAAATTAAACATGTAGATGGTTCTGCAGAAATTTTAATAAAAGAAGTTAATATTTCAAAATATAAATGGTTACAGCGAAACTTGTCAAATGCAGATAGATTAGGAAAAATTGGAGATGCCGTTACTCTTTTAGGTTATGCACTAACTTTAACTGGATTTGGAGCTGAAATTGGCATTCCTTTAGTCGCTATTGGGGCAGGAATTAATATTGTATCAGACGTATGGAAGGTTGGAGCTAATTTAAAATATAACGACACAAATAAGTGGTCTGAAATCGGAAAAACAGCCGCTTGGGCTGTGGCAGGAGAGATTATTCCTGAAAGTATAGCAAGGCCATTAGGTAAATATGTTGGGCCTTATGGAGAAGAAATTATTAAACAAAATTTAGGAATAAAGGTTTCTATTGTTGAAGAAGTTGTTAATTTAAATAGTGAAAAAGGTGGAAAATAA
- a CDS encoding T9SS type A sorting domain-containing protein — MKAKILSAFSVVIGFLGFSQTTTEIYFKYDEAGNQRYRGTNISARQAAPDKTKTVTSQKEDEKDKKFWEGVKIYPVPVKDILTLEWTDENNELIENVSLYEHNRVDFVFQQKNIPNINKQVQIDMSKMYMGVYILSFQLKDGKVISRNIIKE; from the coding sequence ATGAAAGCAAAAATACTTTCTGCTTTTTCTGTAGTGATAGGTTTTTTAGGTTTTTCACAAACCACTACAGAGATCTATTTTAAATATGATGAAGCGGGCAATCAAAGATATAGAGGCACTAACATAAGTGCAAGGCAAGCTGCACCGGATAAAACAAAAACCGTTACTTCTCAAAAAGAAGATGAAAAAGATAAAAAATTCTGGGAAGGCGTAAAAATTTATCCTGTTCCAGTAAAAGATATTCTTACACTAGAATGGACAGATGAAAACAATGAGCTCATAGAAAATGTTTCATTATATGAACATAATAGAGTAGATTTTGTTTTCCAACAGAAAAACATTCCTAATATCAATAAGCAAGTTCAGATTGATATGAGTAAAATGTATATGGGAGTTTATATATTAAGCTTCCAGTTAAAAGACGGAAAAGTTATTTCTAGAAATATAATTAAAGAATAA
- a CDS encoding protein O-mannosyl-transferase family, whose protein sequence is MNGVNMRKIYILIIFIIYVLSITSDPILGDSLVFTVQAYNGFDIATNATNHFLYSNFLALIHKIIPFTNPHYLFVFISIIFSIGSLIVIKKILLLFDISDKISNALILLFGVSFTYWRISIITEVYAFYMFFVALFLYNSFKYLKIRKIKYFIKLSFLLGILFLIHIQSILFLPFYFLLIIENYESKTKQTLYGIILFLFVVCILLIPVFLGKHNFLAILNDNAYQDSFFNFNPYVIVKSFIRNMGFLIYNFLFFLYFIFFGFRKVKYKKYILFIFIPFLVFILKHNVSDSYVFHLVPYIFLLIAMGKGIESTFPNFKIVVVLMVPLFYFVTYKILEKTSIGEKIDTEIGFKGGVRYFFYPPLNGNPEIESFVKAYQQKKLKNIETFDRQYQFALEWLKIKRNFKNINSK, encoded by the coding sequence ATGAATGGTGTAAACATGAGAAAAATTTATATATTAATAATATTTATTATTTATGTATTATCTATTACTTCAGATCCAATTTTAGGAGATAGCTTAGTTTTTACAGTTCAAGCATATAATGGGTTTGATATTGCAACAAATGCTACTAATCATTTTTTGTATTCAAATTTTCTTGCTTTAATACATAAAATCATTCCATTTACTAATCCACACTATCTATTTGTTTTTATAAGTATTATATTTTCCATAGGCTCACTCATTGTTATTAAAAAAATTCTATTATTATTTGATATATCAGATAAAATATCAAATGCCTTGATTTTGTTATTTGGTGTTTCATTTACTTATTGGCGCATATCAATAATAACAGAAGTCTATGCTTTTTATATGTTTTTTGTTGCCTTATTTCTGTATAATTCATTTAAATATTTAAAAATAAGAAAAATCAAATATTTCATTAAATTATCTTTTTTGTTGGGTATTTTATTCTTAATTCATATACAATCAATATTATTTTTACCTTTTTATTTTTTATTAATAATTGAAAATTATGAATCAAAAACAAAACAAACTTTATATGGAATAATTTTATTTTTATTTGTTGTCTGTATTCTTCTCATTCCAGTTTTTCTTGGAAAGCATAATTTTTTAGCTATTTTAAATGACAATGCTTATCAAGATTCCTTTTTTAATTTTAATCCTTACGTTATAGTAAAGTCTTTTATTAGAAATATGGGATTTCTTATTTATAATTTTTTATTCTTTTTGTATTTCATTTTTTTTGGATTTAGAAAAGTAAAATATAAAAAGTATATTTTATTCATTTTTATCCCTTTCTTGGTATTCATCTTGAAGCATAATGTGTCTGATAGCTATGTTTTTCATCTGGTTCCGTATATTTTTTTATTAATAGCTATGGGCAAAGGAATTGAGTCAACATTTCCAAATTTTAAAATTGTGGTTGTATTAATGGTCCCATTATTTTATTTTGTTACATATAAAATTTTAGAGAAAACTTCAATTGGAGAAAAAATAGATACAGAGATAGGCTTTAAAGGCGGGGTAAGATACTTTTTCTATCCTCCACTTAATGGAAACCCGGAAATTGAATCTTTTGTAAAAGCTTATCAACAAAAAAAATTAAAAAACATTGAAACATTTGATAGACAATACCAATTTGCTCTTGAATGGCTAAAAATAAAAAGAAATTTTAAAAATATAAATTCAAAATAA